From a region of the Salvelinus alpinus chromosome 2, SLU_Salpinus.1, whole genome shotgun sequence genome:
- the LOC139565134 gene encoding transcription factor 15-like: MAFTMLRPVATHPFSSYPPDLNMISDDEENRSESDGSSDQSYECCASSDKTCRQLSRMVGVGGVVVVKQRNTANARERDRTQSVNTAFTALRTLIPTEPVDRKLSKIETLRLASSYISHLANVLVLGDGREDGQPCLSAVYRAQGHGERKQPRTICTFCLSNQRKGGKDGRGCLKMRGASALRMSRK, translated from the exons ATGGCTTTTACAATGCTTCGGCCGGTGGCAACTCACCCCTTCTCCTCCTACCCTCCTGATCTCAACATGATCTCGGACGACGAGGAGAACCGCAGCGAGAGCGACGGCAGCTCTGACCAGAGCTATGAATGCTGTGCCTCTTCAGATAAGACTTGTCGGCAGCTTTCCCGCATGGTGGGAGTCGGTGGGGTTGTTGTGGTCAAACAGCGCAACACAGCCAACGCCAGGGAGCGAGACCGGACCCAGAGCGTCAACACCGCCTTCACCGCGCTCCGGACACTCATACCCACGGAGCCGGTGGACAGAAAGCTCTCCAAAATTGAAACGCTCCGGTTGGCGTCCAGCTACATCTCACACTTGGCCAACGTTCTGGTGCTTGGTGACGGGCGTGAGGATGGCCAGCCGTGCCTGAGTGCAGTGTACCGCGCGCAAGGACATGGAGAGAGGAAGCAACCCAGAACTATCTGCACCTTTTGCTTGAGCAACCAGCGAAAAGGG GGGAAAGATGGTCGGGGTTGTCTGAAAATGCGTGGAGCCAGTGCACTACGAATGAGCCGAAAATAG
- the LOC139565151 gene encoding casein kinase II subunit alpha-like, with translation MPGPVQSRARVYTDVNTHRPREYWDYDSHVVEWGNQDDFQLVRKLGRGKYSEVFEAINITNNEKVVVKILKPVKKKKIKREIKILENLRGGPNIIALKDIVKDPVSRTPALVFEHVNNTDFKQLYQTLTDYDIRFYMFEILKALDYCHSMGIMHRDVKPHNVMIDHEHRKLRLIDWGLAEFYHPGQEYNVRVASRYFKGPELLVDYQLYDYSLDMWSLGCMLASMIFRKEPFFHGHDNYDQLVRIAKVLGTEDLYDYIDKYNIELEPRFNDILGRHSRKRWERFVHSENQHLVSPEALDFLDKLLRYDHQARLTAHEAMDHPYYTVVKDQGRMPGSANPSGGNTAVSTANMVPGISALPAATALGTLTGSPVLSAATNALSTPVPAAVSAPQ, from the exons ATGCCAGGACCCGTGCAGAGTCGGGCCCGTGTGTACACAGATGTCAACACACACCGGCCCAGGGAGTACTGGGACTACGATTCCCATGTGGTGGAATGGGG AAATCAAGATGACTTCCAGTTGGTGCGGAAGCTTGGACGCGGGAAGTACAGTGAAGTGTTTGAAGCAATCAACATCACCAACAATGAGAAGGTTGTGGTGAAAATACTCAAG CCcgtcaagaagaagaaaatcaaGCGTGAAATTAAGATCCTGGAGAACCTCCGCGGAGGCCCTAACATCATTGCCCTCAAAGACATTGTCAAAGACCCAGTG TCTCGGACACCCGCCTTGGTCTTTGAACATGTCAACAACACTGACTTCAAG CAATTGTACCAGACCCTAACAGACTATGACATCCGGTTCTACATGTTCGAGATCCTCAAG GCCCTGGACTACTGCCACAGCATGGGAATCATGCACAGGGATGTGAAACCCCACAACGTGATGATTGATCACGAACACCGAAAA CTGCGCCTTATTGACTGGGGTCTGGCTGAGTTCTACCACCCGGGACAGGAGTACAACGTCCGAGTGGCTTCTCGCTACTTCAAAGGACCCGAGCTTCTGGTCGACTATCAG TTGTATGACTACAGTCTGGACATGTGGAGCTTGGGCTGCATGTTGGCCAGCATGATCTTCAGGAAGGAGCCTTTCTTCCACGGCCACGACAACTACGACCAG TTGGTAAGAATAGCCAAGGTGTTGGGAACGGAAGACCTGTATGACTACATCGACAAGTACAACATTGAGCTGGAGCCTCGGTTCAATGACATTCTGGGAAG ACACTCTCGTAAGCGGTGGGAGCGCTTCGTCCACAGTGAGAACCAGCACCTGGTCAGCCCCGAGGCCCTGGACTTCCTGGACAAGCTGCTGCGCTATGACCATCAGGCCCGGCTGACCGCCCACGAGGCCATGGATCACCCTTACT ATACTGTTGTGAAAGACCAGGGTCGCATGCCGGGGTCGGCCAACCCGTCCGGCGGAAATACTGCTGTAAGCACAGCCAACATGGTCCCTG GTATATCTGCCTTGCCAGCTGCTACTGCCCTGGGCACCCTCACCGGCTCGCCTGTCCTCTCTGCTGCCACCAACGCCCTGAGCACCCCTGTGCCCGCCGCCGTTAGTGCCCCCCAGTGA
- the LOC139565156 gene encoding putative nuclease HARBI1 isoform X1, whose product MKAQNCVFLSALTMACPFVRDVVDEEALVLRRAFRRERVFRDRLDPLAFPDDHLYERYRFSADGIRYLCRLLGPRIKHRTARSHALSVEQMVCVALRFFASGAFLYSVGDAEQLNKATICRTIRSVCLAIKALADVFISFPGHRRLCDIKEEFYRIAGFPNVIGAVDCTHIRIKAPSGAHEADFVNRKSFHSINVQMVCNADCVISNVVAKWPGSVHDSRIFRASEIYQCLSQGKPHNPYL is encoded by the exons atgaaggcccaaaattgtgtgttcctttctgctctgacaatggcatgcccattcgtgcgagatgtggtggatgaagaagcacttgtgctgaggagagccttcaggcgagaaagggtcttcagggaccggttggacccactggccttccctgatgaccatctatatgaaagatacaggttttctgcagatggcatcaggtatctatgcagactactgggtcccaggattaagcaccgcactgcacggagccatgcactgagtgtggagcaaatggtttgtgtggccttgcgcttttttgctagtggagccttcctgtactcagtgggggatgcagaacagctgaacaaggccacaatttgccgcacaataaggagtgtgtgtctggctatcaaagcattagcagatgtcttcatctccttccctggccacagaagactctgtgacatcaaagaggagttctataggattgcag gtttccccaatgtcattggtgcagtggactgcacacacataaggataaaagccccctcaggtgcccatgaggccgattttgtgaataggaaatcctttcacagcattaatgttcag atggtctgcaatgctgactgtgtgatcagcaatgttgtggcaaaatggcctggctcagtccatgactccagaatctttcgggcctctgaaatctatcagtgcctatcacaaggtaagccacacaacccctatttataa
- the LOC139565156 gene encoding uncharacterized protein isoform X2 yields the protein MALELNKGRPVLEGIPGGKETSIGSSQDATRFIQVSGSTVFLLEPPAQAPDDADPGEGPSAAATAHDGDDDEEETISLDSRRHEDPDAIQWENQPGNISSQAIRKLYGNHLRRQIELADIDIQYKKKKMENLALESEIKKRTIRKLDLEIKKLERELQEDDTAQNKN from the exons atggccttggagctaaataaaggcaggcccgtcttagaggggatccctggggggaaagagacgagcataggttcctcccaagatgccacccgcttcattcaag tgtctggcagcactgtgttcctgttagagccaccagcacaagcaccagacgatgctgatcca ggtgaaggccccagtgcagcagcaacagcacatgatggagacgatgatgaggaggagaccatctctctggattccagaaggcatgag gacccagatgctatacagtgggaaaaccagcctggcaacata agctcacaagctatcagaaagttgtatggcaaccacctccggcgccaaatagaactggcagacatagacattcagtacaagaagaaaaagatggaaaatcttgcactggagtccgaaataaaaaagaggacaattaggaaactggaccttgaaataaaaaaacttgagagggag ctccaagaagatgacacagctcaaaataaaaattag